The genomic region GTGGCGACGATCAGGCATAGACCGGCGAAGACCACGGCCAAACCGCCGAGCTTTGAAAACCGCGGCTGGATCAGGTCACGGGTATCGACGTACTGGTAGGCTTCCGGGCTGATCCGGTCCGGACCCGACTGCATTTCTCCCGTGCGAAGCCGAGCGGCGATGTCGGCCATTTTACCGCGCAGGTACTCCGGCTGGCCCGCGTACCACCCGCAGAATCCGAGGCCCAGGCCGGTGTAGAACACCCGGAGCCGCTCGGTGGCTTCGGCCGATGAATCGGCCAGGGTCTCATCCAGAAGATCGAAAAACTTTTCATCCCCGGCCAGTTCCTTGCGATCGTAAGCCAGCCGGTGTTGATGCCACGCCGCGGCGGCTGGTAAACCGCTCTCGGCGATCATGGAATCGACAAAAAAGATGAGGGGCATCTCCAGCTTCGCCCATTGGGCGCGCAGAACGGGATCGGCCTCCGCGCGCTTTTGGAGGTCGCTCAGCAACGTCTCGATCTCGGCGCGGAGCTGCTCGTAAGTTAGATTTGCGCCGCCCTTGCGGCCCATCCGGTTGAGCAGGCAGATCTTGTTGAATAACGGTTCACAAAGCTCGAGGGGCGTCATGGCAGCGAAGGAAGCGGGAGGGTTGGGAGCGACCTCGTTCCGGCCGGTTTAACCGGGCGAGACGTAAAGTGCACTCGTTAGCGGGTTCGTAGATATGATACTCCTCGTAGACGGAGAATACAGTACGGTGGTCAGCAGCCAGTCCTAACCGGCCGAGCCGTTCGCTCTGGGGAGAATCATGTAGAGGGTCAGCTCGTAATCCGCATTGTCGTGCCCTGTCCAGCGGGCCACGACGCGCTTTTCGGCCTGGATCTGCTGCCAACTGCGTCCGCTCTCGCCGCGGAGTAATCGATAGTAATACAACCCTGACTGAGCCGGCAATTCCAGTGGGGGGAAGCGCTCTTCCTTCAGCATCACCCCGCGAATGGCACGGCTGGCCATGCTCTCCGGCATCAGCTTGAAACGGTCCGCATCCTCCACCAACCGGGCGAGCGCCCGCGGATCTTCTTTCGTGCGAACGGCCAGAAAATAATCGACGGGGCGCGTCAGGTGTTCATCGCTCAGCGTTGCCCGGTGAATGCCGTGATCGGGAACGAAAGCGACTTTGAGGAAACTCGGGGCCACGCCGCCCCGCAGCAACTGCCGAATCTTGGCGCAGACCTCGTCGAACGCGGGGTACGGGCTATCGTGCTGGTAGGGCGCGCAATCGTAGAGGTCCCGGTCGGGCTGAAGTGCGGCTAACTCGCCCAGGAATTCGCGCAGTTCCAGATAGACGTCAAAAGGGGCAACCTGGGGCACCTCGACCAACGCTTCCAGTCGTGCGCCGAACCGGTTCAGGGTCCGGAGCCGCATGATTTGCTCGAACTGGAGGCCGCGCATGGTGTCGATGCTAAAACCTCCCCGCGTGACCTGGACTACGAGTTCGCGCCGGCTGGCCAGGACCTGGGAGCTCAACTCCCGGACTAACTCACGCAGGGCGGGGG from Verrucomicrobiota bacterium harbors:
- a CDS encoding DotU family type IV/VI secretion system protein, translating into MTPLELCEPLFNKICLLNRMGRKGGANLTYEQLRAEIETLLSDLQKRAEADPVLRAQWAKLEMPLIFFVDSMIAESGLPAAAAWHQHRLAYDRKELAGDEKFFDLLDETLADSSAEATERLRVFYTGLGLGFCGWYAGQPEYLRGKMADIAARLRTGEMQSGPDRISPEAYQYVDTRDLIQPRFSKLGGLAVVFAGLCLIVATVEIYLFRSAVLTITGTTGAIATLDPRSTRPH
- the tssK gene encoding type VI secretion system baseplate subunit TssK, which produces MQIHWHEGLFLLPHHLQRMQRGFQELLWNERRLQWPFPYGLVEARLSNDDLENMRLRFSALHAVMPGGQEVRFPQDAELPVIDLKQSLQARGRLVIYLGVPLWFDARANSLSPNNRADARSKILYRVVESDVADENTGENHKPVQHRRVNARLLLDDEDRSDLDVIPLLRVARTAGEEVGLPQRDPEFVGPCLVMGGSPALRELVRELSSQVLASRRELVVQVTRGGFSIDTMRGLQFEQIMRLRTLNRFGARLEALVEVPQVAPFDVYLELREFLGELAALQPDRDLYDCAPYQHDSPYPAFDEVCAKIRQLLRGGVAPSFLKVAFVPDHGIHRATLSDEHLTRPVDYFLAVRTKEDPRALARLVEDADRFKLMPESMASRAIRGVMLKEERFPPLELPAQSGLYYYRLLRGESGRSWQQIQAEKRVVARWTGHDNADYELTLYMILPRANGSAG